The following nucleotide sequence is from Kiritimatiella glycovorans.
TGGGGTCTGAGCCGCGGTATCCGCGCCGGGGTGCAGAAAGACCGGACCCTGGCCCTGACCCTGGCGGTCCTGATGCTCGCGGTCGGGATTTCGCTGACGCTGAAACTCGATGTCGTCCTGGCCGCCATGGCGACGGGGGTCACGCTGATCCATCTCGTCCCGCACCGTTCACGCGAACTGTTCCATGCGGTGCGTGCCTTCAGCGCCCCGGTCTATATCCTCTTCTTCGTGCTGGTCGGCGCGAGACTGGGGCTCGCCGCGATGCCCCTCTGGATCTGGGCGCTCGCCGCCGTCTATGTCATCGCCCGCAGCATCGGCAAGATGGCCGGCGCCTGGCTCGGGGGAACCCTGTCCGGCGCGGAACCCGTCGTACGCAACGGCCTCGGATCGGCCATCTTCGCGCAGGGCGGCGTGGCGGTGGGACTCTCGATCATGGCCGGCCACCACCTCTCCGGCATTCCGCTGGGCAACGGGATGAATGTCGGAGATATGATTATTTTCACGGTCACGGCCACGACCCTGATCGTTCAGCTCGTCGGCCCGCCCGTGACGAGGTGGGCCGTGCAGCGCGCGGACGAGACCGGCCGCAATGTGACGGAGGAGGACGTCATGGACGCCATGACGGTGGCCGATGTCATGAACACCGACATGGAGCCCCTGCCCTCGCACGTGCCCCTCCGGCGCGCCTACGACCTGTTCGCCGAAACCGATGCCTCGGCGTGTCCGGTCATCGGTCGCAACGGGAATCTCGAGGGGCTGATGACCTTTCACGGGCTGAAGGAGGCACTCTGCGAACCGGGATGCCTGGACTGGCTCCTGATCGGCGACGTGGCGGGTGCGGCGGACACGACGGTCGAATCGGGGCGCAATCTCGGCGAGGCCCTGCACGAGATGGACCAGATGCAGAGGGACATCGTTCCGGTCGTACTGAGCAGGGGCGACGAGATGCCCGCGGGACTGCTGGAACGCGGCCGCGCGCGGCGGCGGGTGCGCGAGGAACTGATGCGGCGCCGCGGCGGAACCGCAACGCGATGACGTCTTCTCACACCCTGACGATCTGGGGCAGCAGCGAAAAGTGGTCGTCGCGGGAGTAGAGGATCAGGTCGTGCTGCACGGCCAGCGCCGCGATCCAGATATCGTGCGTCGGGATCGGTCTTCCGAGCATGCGCAGCTGCGCGAAAATGCGTCCGTAGTGATGACTGGTATCTTCATCCGGCCTCAACACGGCGACCCGTTCCGAGTTGAGAAACGTCGTCAGCCCCCGCTCGTTGCGGCGTGCGAGCGTCCCGCAGAGAAACCCGGCCCTCAGTTCGGCCAGCACAATCAGCGGCATGAATATATTTCGGGCGCGCCGCACCACCTGCAGGGCCTCCCGATCTCCGGAACAGAAATCACAGTATCGGTTCGTGTCGATTAAAAGGTTCATCTCCACAGGTCCTCATCGATCTGCTCGAACGCCTTCAGGGCCTCGTCAAACGCGGGATCTTCCACCCAGCTCCCCGACACCGCATCAAGATCATGGTGTTCGATCGGCTCCTCGCCCACCCCCGCCGACGCCGACAGAGCCTCCACCGCCACATAATTCAGGCTGCGCCCTTCCCGGACGGCCTGCGCCCGCAGACGCCGGTCCACCTCCGGAGGCACATCGCGAATCGTATACTGGATTTTATGCCTCTTTTTCATGCCTGCTATGATGGCACTTTTTGCCTTCATCTGCAAGGATTACTGAGTAAAAATCAGTAAAAATCGAAATCGGGATTCACCACTGAGGCCACAGAGGATGCCGGGTTCGGGTTGGGAACCGCCGGCACGGATGCGGATGAAGAATCGGGACTCACCACGAAGGATACGAAGGACAACCGGGGGGGGAAGAACGAAGCCGGCCGGGTCAGGCTTCAGGACCGAAAATATCCCCCACCCCCTCGAGCACATGGCCCGGGCGGTAGGGATAGTTCTGCGGGGGTCCCGATTCGGAAGTCAGGAGTGCCGGTCTACTATGACGGACAGGATAAAGGGCTCGAGAAAGCGGTTCGATTACGTGTATCCGGGTAAGTGTTGCGGTGAAGAATGCGGTTAAGGGTTCGTGGAAGGGCGCAGTCCACACTTCAGCGGACCCTTCGTCGCCCACTTAACCGCCACCTTTACTCGGATACGCTTAATCGATCCGTCTTAAACGGCCTAATTTGGGATGATAACCATATAGAGGTTCTTTGAAATAGACGCTGGTCGAATGCAACGTACTCTTTGTTTAAGCAAAAACGAAAGGAGTACCGGATATGCAAACGACCAGCGCAAAGGAATTGTACGCAGGAGCCGACCTGCATGGAAACAATGTTTTTCTCTCGATTTGCGACCGGGAAGGCACGGAAGTCTTCCGGCGGCGGGTACGAACCACGCTCGATGCAGTCAATGAGGCGATGGATCCCTACTGGCCGCAGGTTCAGGCGATGGGGATTGAGTCCACGTTCAACTGGTACTGGCTGGTGGACGGCTTGCGTGAGCAGAACCGGGACGTGCGATTGGGGAATCCGGCGAAGATGAAACAGTACAAGGGGTTGAAACATGCCGATGACGCATCGGATGCTCGTTGGCTGGCCGAACTGCTCCGATTGGATATTTTCCCGGAGAGCTACATTTATCCGAAGGAGGTTCGTTCGATTCGCGACGCGCTTCGACGCCGACAGCTGTTTGTCAGGCGGCGCACCCAGGTTATGCTCAGCCTGCAAAGCCTGCTGGAGCGTTACGGATTCAAGGCGCCGGGATCGCGTGCTCTTCAGCAGTGGACGCAGGCGGATGTCGAGGCGACGGGCCTTGATCCGTTCGTACAGCTTCAACTCCGCACGTTGCTTGAGGCGGTCCAGTGCAGTGAGCGGCTGGCCGGACAGATCGAATCAGCGGTGCTGGGGTTTATTGAGCCCAACCCATCGTTTGAACAGGTTCAGACCGTGCCGGGCATCGGGAAGGCGCTTGGGATGACCATCGTGCTTGAAAGCGGCAACTTCGCCCGCTTCCCGAACGCGGGATGCTACGCCTCCTACTGCCGCGCCGTCAAAAGTGAGCGAAGTTCCAACAGCAGGAAGAAAGGTGAGAACAATAAGCGCAACGGCAATCCGTTTCTCGCATGGGCTTTCGTTGAAGCCGCGAGCTTCGCTCCGCGCTTTTATCCGGAGATTCAATCCTGGTATGACCGGAAGAAGAAAAAGCGCAACGCGATTGTGGCGAAGAAGGCCTTGGCGGCAAAATTGTCCAAAGCCGTTTGGCATGTCATGAACGGGGAGGAATATGTAATGGGAATGTTGTTTTAAAACCCGATGCTGCCGGGAACCGGCTAGGGGTCTGCTTAAATCAGCGGACTGATTGGAACCGGCGGCATCGCTTCAGCTTTTGCGGTCTGTCCTGTCGTCAGCCTTCAAGGGTCTGGAAGTCTGCGTGCAGATGAACCACGGTGACTGAATAGGCAACGAGCGGGAACAAACGGTTTTCTGGCTCCAATACGAGAACGGGTGGCGGCCATGGATCTGGAAAAGATTCGCCCTCACCTAAAAACCAGATGGGTGACTGAAACAACCGCAAACGAAAACCACGGTACGGAACGCAACGGTTGAGGCGACGGTTGAATCCGATCAAAACAAGGCATGAAGGGAAGCCGCTTGATCAGCGGCACGAAGGGGACTTTTGTGTTTGACCGGAACCTCTAATGGGTGACTCCTTTCATTCAGTTAGAAACAGCCAAGCTTTGCTTGGCGCACCGAAGAATACGAAGGACAACCGGGGGGGGAAGAACGAAGCCGGCCGGGTCAGGCTTCAGGACCGAAAATATCCCCCACCCCCTCGAGCACATGGCCCGGGCGGTAGGGATAGTTCTGCAGGTCTTCACGGGAGCTTACGCCGCTGAGGACGAGGACCGTTTCGATGCCGGCCTCGATGCCGGCGATGATGTCGGTGTCCATGCGGTCGCCGACGATGGCCGTCTCCTCCCGCCGGCAGCCGAGTTTTTTCAGCGCGCTGCGCATCATCAGCGGATTGGGCTTGCCCGTGAAATAGGCTTTGCGGCCGGAGGTCATCTCGATCGGCGCAATCAGCGACCCGGTGGCGGGTACGAGGCCGCCCTCGGCCGGACCGGTGACGTCGGGATTGGTTCCGATCAGCCGTGCGCCCTTCAGCACGAGCGAAGCCGCGTGGCGCACGCGCTCGTAATTGTAGCTGCCCGTCTCGCCGACCACGACGTAATCGGGACAGACCTCATCGATCGAAAACCCCGCGTCGTAAAGGGCATTCGTGAGTCCCGGCTCGCCGATCACGTAGCACGACCCGCCCTCGCACTGCGACGCCAGGAAAGCGGCCGTCGCCATCGCGCTCGTGTAGAAGTGTTCCGCGTCGACGTCGAGTCCCAGCCGACGGAGTTTCTCGCTCAGCTCGCGCGGCGATCGCTGGCTGCTGTTGGTGAGGAAGAGGTAATGCCTGCCGCGGTCCTTCAGCGCCTGCAGAAAATCCTGCGCCCCGGAGAGCAGCAGGTCGCCGTGATAGATCACGCCGTCCATGTCGCAGATAAAGCCCTTTTTGCCGGTCAGTTTCATGCGGCCATTCTGACGAAGACCCCCGGCCCGGTGAAGCTCATTCGGCCTGAATTTAAGTGAGAGATTTACGATTGCATCGTAAATGCGGATCAGGATTTACCATGAAGGACATGAAGAGCGTGAAGGCTCGAGCACGAATACGGTATTTCCCTGCGTGTCCCGATGTGGAACTCAGGCGGCCCCGCAGGGGCCGCCTTTCATGACGCTCGCCCACGGGGCTACTCGGCCCACGGACGCCGCCCGCCGCGGTCGCGGTCCCCGTCCGGACCGCCACGCCGCGCCCGTCGCTGCTGCATCTTCTCGCGCATCCGGCGATGGGCTCCATGCATTTCACGCGGGTCGAGTCCCCCGCTCTCGTCGGCGTCAATCCGGCGGAAGATTTCCGTGGACGAAGGCATCTTCGCGATCCGCTCGGGATCGATCCGGTCGCCCAGCCGCTCTTCGATTTTCGCCCGGCGCCGGTTATGAACGGCGCGGAATTCCTCGAGCGACAGCACACCGTCACCGTTGCGGTCCACCTGGCGAAAACGGTCCATCGCCTGTTTGCCCCGATCGCCGCGCGCTCCTTCCTCTCCGCGCCGCCCGCCCCGGGGCGGTCCATCCCAGTCCTGCGCCGTGGCCGCCGTAGCGATCAGTCCGGCGCATACGGCCGTCAGCATTTTTACTCCCGTCCTCATCGTACATCCTCCTGTTTGAGGGGAACCCGTCGAGAGCCGGCCCGTCCGTGCTCTCTTCCGGTGCACAGAACGCAGGGGGTGGCCGTTTATTGCACGCCGTCGGGGCATCAAGCCGCATGCGTACCGCGCGCGCTACTTCCGCGGCGAGCCGCAGGGCACATCCTCCATCCCGCAGGGTTCGTCGCCGGGCTCGAGTTCGAGCGTGGAATGGAAGATCTCATATCGGTCGAGTATTTCACGCGCTTCCTCGCGGATACCGCGCCGCCGCTCTCCCTTGAACGAGGGATCGATGACCACGTGGGCGGTAAATATATGGCGGACCCCGTCCATCGACCAGAGGTGGACATGATGCAGCGAGCGCACTCCTTCAATGCCGGTTAGTTCCGACTCGATCGCGACCGGGTCGAGATGCTCCGGGGTGCCCTGCAGAAAAACCTGCAGGATGCGCCGGAAATTGATCCAGACCCGGCGCAGGACCCAGATCGTGATCAGGATCGACAGGCCGGCGTCGAGGACGGGGATATCGCGGAAGACGAGCACGACGGCCGTCAACAGCACCGCGATCCAGCCGAGCACGTCTTCGAGCAGGTGCAGCAGCACGACGCGCGCATTCATCCCCTTCTGTCGGCGCAGCCGCAAAGCGGCCAGGCCGTTGACGATCACGCCGAGCACCGCGAATGCGATCATGCCTTCGGCGTGCACCGGCTCGGGATTGAGGAGGCGCGGAACTGCGCGCCAGAGCACCGCCATGCCCCCGGCAATCAGCACAATGGTGCTGATCAGTGCGCCGAGCAGCGAAAAGCGGCGGTAGCCGTATGAATAGTAGCGGTCGCGCCCGCGGCCGGAAAGACGTTCGAAATACCATGCCGACGCCAGCGCGAAACTGTCGCCCAGATCGTGTACCGCATCGGCGAGGATCGCCATGCTGTTCGTCCACAACCCTCCCGCAATTTCAAGAACCGTGAACCCGGCGTTCAGGAAAAAAGCCACGCCGATACCGCTTTCACGGTCATGCGCGTGCTCGTGATGATGGGAGTGGTGCCGATGTTCAGTCATCGTTCACATTCAGTATTCGATGCCTCCTCGACCTCCGCTTCCCTGAGTGAAGAAAGGTCGATGAACAGGCCGGGGGCATCAGGCCTCACGATGCGGAGGACAGATTCCGCTTCAACGCCTCGCGAACCTCGTCGAACGCGCGGGCCGAAGCGCTGCCGGCGGACTGCTGGTAACGCGTCAGCTCCCCGCGATCGCAGGCGCGCACGACGCCGGGATCGATCGGGATGCGGCCGAGAAACGGCACATTCATCTGCTGCGCCATTTCCTCGCCGCCCCCCTGTTCAAAGATCGGGCTGACTTCCCCGCAGTTCGGACAGGCGAAACCGCTCATGTTCTCGACCACGCCGAGCACCGGAGTCTCGAGCTGCCGGCAGAAGGAAACGGATTTGCGGACGTCCTCGAGCGCCAGTTCCTGCGGGGTGGTGACGATGACCGCGCCGCTGACCTCGCCGATCGTCTGGATCACCCCCAGCGGCTCATCCCCCGTGCCCGGGGGGCAGTCGACGATCAGGTATTCGCGCTCGTCCCAGTCCACTTCCGAGAGAAACTGCCGCAGTGCGGCGAGCTTGCGCGGGCCGCGCCAGATCACGGGGGTCTCGGGGGCCTCGAGCAGGAACCCGATCGACATCACATGCAGCAGCGGCGTCACCGGCACGGGCAGAATACGGCCCTCCGAACCCAGGACCTGCGACCCGGACAGATTGAACAGCCGGGGCACGCTCGGACCGTGGAGGTCGGCGTCCAGCAACCCTACGCGCTCGTCTTTCGAGAGAGCGGCCGCGAGATTCGCCGCCACGGTGCTCTTGCCGACTCCGCCCTTTCCCGACAGCACGAGCACCTTGTGCCGGATCCGCGCCATCGCGCATTTCAGCGCCATCTCCTGCGGATCGGCCTGCGCGCCGTCGCACTCGCCCGACGCCGCCGAAGGACATCCGTCACATGCATTCTCTTCGCTCATTCGTCTTCTCCCTGTACGAACTGGAAAAGCGGAGATTATACTGCGTGCGTGCCGGATATACAAGCCTCTCCCGCCGTCCCCATCCCTCCGCCGACTTCAGCATTTGACCCCGGCGCCGTTTCCAAGCAGAATGCCACGCTCATGTTACAGGAGCACACAGAAGTCTGTCTGCAGGAGCCGTACGGCGACAGCCCGTATCGTCTGCTGGGGCTGCGCGCGCCCGGAATCGCAGCGCGGGCCGCGCCGGGGCAGTTCGTCCACCTGCGCATACCCGAACTCCACGACGCCGTGCTTCGGCGGCCGTTCAGCATCTTCCGCACGGACGGGGAGCGGCTGGATCTGCTGTACAAGCCGGTGGGCCGCGGCACCGAAGCGATGCGGCGGCTCGAACCGGGAAGCATCGCGGATCTCCTCGGACCCCTCGGCAACGGCTTTCCGTCCCCGTCCGGGGATCGGCGCACGCTGCTCGCCGGAGGCGGGTACGGCGGCGCCGCGCTTTATAGGCTCGCGGAGCGCGCACCCGCTCCGGGCGACGTCTTTCTAGGCGGGCGCACCGATCGCGAACTGGTCGCCGCCCGGGAGTTCGAACAGCTCGGGTGGACGGTTCACACCGCGACGGAAGACGGTTCCGCCGGCCGCAAAGGGCTGGTCACCGATCTCCTCCGCGATGCGCTCGAATCCGGATCGGCCGCCTCCTCCGAAATCTTCGCCTGCGGACCGATCGGGATGATGCGCGCCGTGGCCGGACTCGCCGCCGCCTCCGCCTGTCCCGCGTGGGTCTCGCTCGACCGGACCATGGCCTGCGGGGTCGGCGCCTGCCAGACCTGCGTCATCCGGGTGGTCGACACCACACGCCCCGAGGGATGGCGCTGGGCGCGGTGCTGCCGGGAAGGCCCCGTATTCGAAGCACAGGACGTCCTCTGGGAGAACCCCGCATGACCCATCCCGCCGGAAAAGAACCCGACCTGCGGGTGGATATGGGCGGATTCGAAATGCCGAATCCCGTCGCCGTGGCTTCCGGAACGTTCGGGTACGGCTCGGAATACGCGGAACTCATCGACCTCAATCACCTCGGCGCCATCGTCGTCAAAGGCCTCCGCGAAACCCCCTGGATCGGAAACCCGCCGCCGCGCACACACGAGGTCCGCTCGGGCATGCTCAACGCCATCGGCCTGCCCGGCCCGGGCGTGGAAAGATTCCTGCGCGACCACCTGCCGTTTCTCAACCGCTACCAGGTGCCGGTGATCGTCAATCTATGGGGACTCGACGCGGAGGAATACGGGCGCATCGCCGAACAGCTCGACGACGTGGAGGGCATCGACGCGCTCGAACTCAATGTCTCCTGCCCCAACGTGAAGGCGGGCGGCGTGGCCTTCGGCACGGATCCCAAACTCTTCGCCGCCGTGCTCGACGCCGTGCGGCCGAAGACCCGCAAACCGCTGATGCCCAAGCTCGCCCCGCACGTGCCCGATATCGGGGTCTTCGCCCGCGCCGCCCAGGAACATGGCGCCGACGCGATCTCGGTGATGAACACCCTCCCCGCGATGGCCATCGATATCGAGTCGCGGCGCCCCGTGCTCTCCAACCGCCACGGCGGGCTTTCCGGACCGGCGATCCATCCCGTCGCCGTCAAACTCGTTCACGACGCCTCCCGCGCCGTCTCAATCCCCGTCATGGGCATGGGAGGCGTGACCTGCCCCGAAGACGCACTGGAACTGCTGATCGCCGGCGCGAGTTCCGTGGCCGTCGGAACCGCCAATTTCACCGACCCCGGCACCGCGGAACGGGTCGTCGCCGGCATTCGCGACTATCTCATGCGACACGACATGAAATCCGTAAGTGAACTGACCCTGGCGGAGTGAAGAGGTCCCTATGAAAGTCCTGGTCGCCGGCGGAGCCGGATACATCGGAAGCGTGACGACGCAGCTGCTCTGCGATGAAGGGCACGAAGTGTGCGTCTTCGACAACGGGGAGCGCGGTCACCGCGCGGCGGTGGACGAGCGGGCGGCGTTCGTGCAGGGCGATCTGCGCCGCGCGGACGAAATCCGCGGCGCCATGATGGAGTTCAGTCCCGATGCGGTCATGCATTTCGCGGCTTACATCGAGGTCGGAGAATCGATGAAACAGCCGGTGCCCTTTTTCCGGAACAACGTCTCCGGCGGACTGAATCTGCTCGAGGCCGTGCTCGAAGCCGGCGTGTCGAAGATTATCTTCTCCTCCACCTGCGCCGTGTACGGCACTCCGGAGCGGGTCCCGATGGACGAGTCGCTCCCCCGGCGCCCGGAGTCGGTCTACGGCGAATCGAAGCTCATGTTTGAACGCATGCTCGAATGGGCCGAAACCATTCACGGCATCGAACCCGTATTCCTGCGCTATTTCAATGCGGCCGGCGCCACGGAAAAGTTCGGCGAAGCCCACGAACCGGAGACGCACCTGATCCCGCTGGTGCTGCAGGTTCCGCTCGGCCGGCGCGACAAGATCTTCATTTTCGGCGACGACTACGATACGCCGGACGGCACCTGTATCCGCGACTACATTCACATCCGCGACCTGGCGCGCGCCCACCTGCTCGCGCTGAACCCCGGCACCCGGGGCGCGTTCAACCTGGGCAACGGCAGCGGCTATTCGGTGCGGGAAGTGATCGAGACCGCCCGCGCCGTCACGGGCCACCCTGTTCCCGCCGAAGTGCGGCCGCGGCGACCCGGCGACTGTGTCCGCCTGGTGGCGGACGCCTCGCGCGCGCGCCGGGAGCTGGGATGGACCCCGGAACATCCCGGCCTGCAGTCGATCGTGGCGGACGCCTGGAACTGGCACCGAGCCCATCCGGAGGGGTACGGGGACTGCGACTGAACCGTCATGATGAATTCATACCACCATGCCCTTCCCGACCAGTTCGCCGACGATCCCGCGCTCGGCGCGGACCCCGCGGCCGCACCGCCGGTCGTCTCGGACACCGTGCCCGAGGTCCTGCCCGTGCTGCCGCTCGACGACTTCGTGCTCTTCCCCGGCATGACGGCGCCGATGATGGTCGCGGACGAAAGCACCCGCAAACTGATCGAGGACATCCGCACCGGTCACCGGCACTTCATCGGCACGCTGCGCCGCAATCCGGACTCCGGCGCGCAGCCCCCCGATCCCGCCGACCTGCATACGATCGGCTGCGTGGGCCACGTGCTCAAGACGCTGCAGTTTCCCGATCACACCACCCACGTCCTGGTGCGGGGACTCAGCCGCTGCGAACTGACCAGGCTGGTGCCGTCCGGCCCTTACCTCCTCTCCCATTACCGCATGATCTCCGACCTGGAGGCGCCGTCCGACGTCGAACTGGAGGCGCTCACGCGCAACGTGTCGCAGCGCTTCCAGGAAGTGGTCGCCATGTCGCCCGCGCTGGCCGACGAGCTTCAGGTCGCGGCGTTCAACACCCCGGAACCGGGTCGGCTCTCGGACCTGATCGGCGCCCATCTCAACCTCTCCCTGGAAGAGCGGCAGGACCTGCTCGCCGACGCCGACCCGCGCGGCCGCCTGCAGGCGCTCACACGGCTGATCAACCGCGAGCACGAAGTCCTCGAGGTCGAACACCGGATCGAGCGCAAGGTCAGCGAGACGTTTTCCCGCTCCCAGCGCGAGAACTTCCTGCGCGAACAGGTCAAGGCTATCCAGAGCGAACTCGGCGAACAGGAGCCGGCCCAGCGCGAGCTGCAGCGGCTGAAGGAGAAACTGGAGGCCGCCGACCTTCCGGAAGAGGCGAAAAAGGCGGCGGATGAGGAGCAGAACCGCCTCGCCCGCATCCCCACGGCCTCTCCGGAGTACGGCGTGATCCGCACCTATCTGGAGTGGATCGCCGAAGTGCCCTGGAATACGCAGAGCGAAGACCGGCTCGATCTCCGCGCCGCAGCGCGCGTCCTCGACCGCGACCACTACGGGATGAAGAAAATCAAGGATCGCATCCTGGAGTACCTCGCGGTACTGAAGCTGAAGCGCGACCTGAAAGGCCCCATCCTGTGCCTCGTCGGCCCGCCCGGCGTGGGCAAGACCTCGCTGGGACGCTCCGTCGCCGCCGCGCTCGGGCGGAAGTTCGTGCGCATGTCGCTCGGCGGCATCCACGACGAGGCGGAGATCCGGGGCCACCGTCGCACCTATATCGGCGCGATGCCCGGCCGCATCATTCAGGGGTTGAAACGCGCCGGGACGCGCAACCCGGTGTTCATGCTCGATGAAGTGGACAAGGTCGGCGCGGATTTCCGCGGCGACCCGTCCGACGCGCTGCTCGAAGTCCTCGACCCGGAACAGAACCACGCCTTCCGCGACAACTACCTCGACCTGGATTTCGACCTCTCGCGCGTACTCTTCATCACGACGGCGAACGTGCCCGACACCATCCCCGACGCGCTGCTCGACCGCATGGAGACGCTCCACCTGCCGGGCTACACGCACCTGGAGAAACGGGAGATCGCGCGACGCCACCTTCTGCCGCGGCAGATCGAGGCCCACGGCCTGCGCGCCGACGACCTCAATCTCGCCTCCGATGCGCTCGATCGGCTGATCGACCGCTACACCGCCGAGGCGGGGGTGCGCGAGCTGGACCGCGTCCTGGCGGCGCTGTGCCGCAAGACGGCTCGGCGCCGCGCGGAGGGCAAAAGGCGGTCGGCCTCGATCGCCCCCCGGCGCCTCAAGCCCCTGCTCGGCCCGCCGCCCTACGAGCAGGACGCCGCCGAACGACGCGCCATCGCGGGCGTGGTCACCGGCCTGGCCTGGACCCCCGTGGGAGGAGAACTCCTGTTTATCGAGGCGACCCGCATGGCGGGTGAAGGGCGCCTTATCCTCACCGGCTCTCTCGGCGACGTGATGAAGGAGTCGGCGCGTGCGGCGCTCAGCTACCTGCGCTCGCGCGGCGCGCGCTACGGAGCGGATACGGAAGCGGACGACAAGCACGACATCCATATTCACGTCCCCGCCGGCGCCATTCCGAAGGACGGCCCCTCCGCGGGCATCGGGATGCTCCTCGCGCTGGCCTCGCTGTTTACGCGCCGGGCGATACGGCCCGATCTTGCGGTGACCGGCGAAATCACGCTGCGCGGCCGCATCACGCCGGTCGGCGGGGTGAAGGAGAAGGTCATTGCGGCGTCGCGCGGCGGGATCCGCCACGTCATGCTGCCCGGGCGAAACCGGAAGGATCTGGAGGAGATCCCGAAAGAGGTGCGCGACCGCATCACGTTCAAATTCGTCAACTCTCTGGATCAGGCCCTGCGCTACGCCTTTGAGTTGAGCGAAACCGGATCGCGCGAGAGCGGAACCCGCTCCTCCGCGCAGAAGAAACGGGGTTCGAAATGAGGCCTCGCCCGCGGACCGCGCTTCCCGCCCTCGCGGCCGCCCTCGCGGGCGCGCTCACCGCGGCCGCGGCCGAGTTCGGATCGGCCGGAGACGTATTGGCCTTCGCGCGGTCACGCCTGCCCCGGGAGCCGATGCGCGTGGAGGGCACCCTCAGGGCGAAAGCGCCGAATCATTTCACGCGCGCGACCTACAAAGTCGACTGGCTGCTGAACTGGGGCGAACGCGAGGCCTGCTGCGCCGTGCTGGACGAGCGCGGCCGATACCTCGGACAGCTTCGCGCGGAGTACCCCCGCGACGCCTCCCCGCGCTACAC
It contains:
- a CDS encoding dihydroorotate dehydrogenase, yielding MTHPAGKEPDLRVDMGGFEMPNPVAVASGTFGYGSEYAELIDLNHLGAIVVKGLRETPWIGNPPPRTHEVRSGMLNAIGLPGPGVERFLRDHLPFLNRYQVPVIVNLWGLDAEEYGRIAEQLDDVEGIDALELNVSCPNVKAGGVAFGTDPKLFAAVLDAVRPKTRKPLMPKLAPHVPDIGVFARAAQEHGADAISVMNTLPAMAIDIESRRPVLSNRHGGLSGPAIHPVAVKLVHDASRAVSIPVMGMGGVTCPEDALELLIAGASSVAVGTANFTDPGTAERVVAGIRDYLMRHDMKSVSELTLAE
- the galE gene encoding UDP-glucose 4-epimerase GalE, whose protein sequence is MKVLVAGGAGYIGSVTTQLLCDEGHEVCVFDNGERGHRAAVDERAAFVQGDLRRADEIRGAMMEFSPDAVMHFAAYIEVGESMKQPVPFFRNNVSGGLNLLEAVLEAGVSKIIFSSTCAVYGTPERVPMDESLPRRPESVYGESKLMFERMLEWAETIHGIEPVFLRYFNAAGATEKFGEAHEPETHLIPLVLQVPLGRRDKIFIFGDDYDTPDGTCIRDYIHIRDLARAHLLALNPGTRGAFNLGNGSGYSVREVIETARAVTGHPVPAEVRPRRPGDCVRLVADASRARRELGWTPEHPGLQSIVADAWNWHRAHPEGYGDCD
- the lon gene encoding endopeptidase La, with the protein product MMNSYHHALPDQFADDPALGADPAAAPPVVSDTVPEVLPVLPLDDFVLFPGMTAPMMVADESTRKLIEDIRTGHRHFIGTLRRNPDSGAQPPDPADLHTIGCVGHVLKTLQFPDHTTHVLVRGLSRCELTRLVPSGPYLLSHYRMISDLEAPSDVELEALTRNVSQRFQEVVAMSPALADELQVAAFNTPEPGRLSDLIGAHLNLSLEERQDLLADADPRGRLQALTRLINREHEVLEVEHRIERKVSETFSRSQRENFLREQVKAIQSELGEQEPAQRELQRLKEKLEAADLPEEAKKAADEEQNRLARIPTASPEYGVIRTYLEWIAEVPWNTQSEDRLDLRAAARVLDRDHYGMKKIKDRILEYLAVLKLKRDLKGPILCLVGPPGVGKTSLGRSVAAALGRKFVRMSLGGIHDEAEIRGHRRTYIGAMPGRIIQGLKRAGTRNPVFMLDEVDKVGADFRGDPSDALLEVLDPEQNHAFRDNYLDLDFDLSRVLFITTANVPDTIPDALLDRMETLHLPGYTHLEKREIARRHLLPRQIEAHGLRADDLNLASDALDRLIDRYTAEAGVRELDRVLAALCRKTARRRAEGKRRSASIAPRRLKPLLGPPPYEQDAAERRAIAGVVTGLAWTPVGGELLFIEATRMAGEGRLILTGSLGDVMKESARAALSYLRSRGARYGADTEADDKHDIHIHVPAGAIPKDGPSAGIGMLLALASLFTRRAIRPDLAVTGEITLRGRITPVGGVKEKVIAASRGGIRHVMLPGRNRKDLEEIPKEVRDRITFKFVNSLDQALRYAFELSETGSRESGTRSSAQKKRGSK